In a single window of the Deinococcus aetherius genome:
- a CDS encoding Uma2 family endonuclease — protein sequence MSDPALQVISVEEYLRTELESSVKREYVSGFVYPLHGATKAQAGTSKAHALITGNIMFALQPASRRSRCRLYAADMKLRIEDRDSFYYPDVMVACGEDNGEEYYETDPCLLVEVLSKRTAAIDRHAKYHAYTSIPSLQTYLIVSQSERRILAYGREGDSWRLTEYDGAGEIPLTCPGHTLTLDEVYQGVIDSPGSAPVPRV from the coding sequence ATGAGCGACCCCGCCCTCCAGGTGATCAGCGTCGAGGAGTACCTGCGGACGGAACTGGAGAGTTCGGTCAAGCGGGAGTATGTGAGTGGGTTCGTGTATCCGCTGCACGGCGCGACGAAGGCGCAGGCGGGCACGAGCAAGGCACATGCCCTGATCACCGGCAACATCATGTTCGCGCTCCAGCCTGCCAGCAGGCGGTCCCGGTGTCGCCTCTACGCGGCGGACATGAAGCTTCGCATTGAGGATCGTGACTCCTTCTATTACCCCGATGTCATGGTCGCCTGCGGGGAGGACAACGGTGAGGAGTATTACGAGACGGACCCCTGCCTGCTCGTGGAGGTTCTCTCCAAACGCACCGCCGCGATTGACCGCCACGCCAAGTACCACGCGTACACGTCCATCCCCAGTCTCCAGACGTACCTGATCGTCTCCCAGAGCGAGCGGCGCATCCTCGCCTACGGGCGGGAGGGCGACAGTTGGCGGCTCACCGAGTACGACGGCGCGGGCGAGATTCCCCTCACCTGCCCCGGACACACGCTCACCCTGGATGAAGTGTACCAGGGGGTCATCGACTCTCCGGGGTCGGCCCCAGTCCCTCGTGTTTGA
- the rapZ gene encoding RNase adapter RapZ gives MAFVVVSGLSGSGKSTALRTLEDAGFFITDNLPPELWGAMHDLVSASGLERVAISTDARTRHFLGALESSYARLARRREDLRVLFLEANAEVLLRRYNLTRREHPLGETLMVDFARERELLAPLRAIADTVIDTTSLTAGELAERVLHTFRLERDFALRLMSFGFKNAPPRDADLVIDVRSLPNPYYVPELSPKTGLEPDVAGYVFGDEASERFYGEVRDFVRTAAERARASGRHGYTVAIGCTGGQHRSVAVAARLAGDLADQGAQVTDHRDMQVGEGG, from the coding sequence ATGGCGTTTGTGGTCGTGTCGGGGTTGTCGGGGAGTGGGAAGAGCACCGCGCTGAGGACGCTGGAGGACGCGGGCTTTTTCATCACCGACAACCTGCCGCCCGAGCTGTGGGGGGCGATGCACGACCTCGTCTCGGCGAGCGGGCTGGAGCGGGTGGCGATCAGCACGGACGCGCGGACCCGGCACTTCCTGGGGGCGTTGGAGTCGAGCTACGCGCGGCTGGCCCGCCGCCGCGAGGACCTGCGGGTCCTATTTCTGGAGGCGAACGCCGAGGTGCTGCTGCGCCGCTACAACCTGACCCGCCGCGAGCACCCCCTGGGTGAAACCCTGATGGTGGACTTCGCCCGTGAGCGCGAACTCCTCGCGCCCCTGCGCGCCATCGCGGACACGGTGATCGACACGACGTCGCTGACGGCAGGGGAACTCGCCGAGCGGGTGCTGCACACCTTCCGGCTGGAGCGCGACTTCGCCCTGCGGCTGATGAGCTTCGGCTTCAAGAACGCCCCGCCGCGCGACGCCGACCTCGTGATCGACGTGCGCTCGCTGCCCAACCCCTACTACGTTCCCGAGCTGAGCCCCAAGACGGGGCTGGAGCCCGACGTGGCGGGGTACGTCTTCGGGGACGAGGCGTCCGAGAGGTTTTACGGGGAGGTGCGCGACTTCGTGCGGACGGCGGCCGAGCGGGCGCGGGCGTCCGGGCGGCACGGGTACACGGTCGCCATCGGCTGCACGGGGGGGCAACACCGCTCGGTGGCGGTGGCGGCGCGGCTGGCAGGGGACCTCGCGGACCAGGGCGCGCAGGTGACCGACCACCGCGACATGCAGGTGGGGGAGGGCGGATGA
- the serA gene encoding phosphoglycerate dehydrogenase produces MTASLPAQTEAAPAQTQVAPLRVLICDEMNPGNLEHAGFEIDYGGNLPREETLRRLPGYDALITRSRTKVDRELLEAAGERLKVVGRGGVGVDNIDLEACSRRGILVLNAPESNNVSAAELALAHLMAAARGLTRSDRKTRAGEWDRKFLGVELKDKTLGIVGLGRIGSIVADRAQGLRLNVVAFDPYVPENKFERLGITRATTLDDLLAQVDFLTVHTPLTEETQGMIGARELALLKPGAIVVNAARGGIVEEGALVDALSAGHLFGAGVDVFVDEPPAPDHVFLGAPNLGITAHLGANTREAQERVGAEIVGRVLAALQGDVSKGAVNAPALDAKTLELLGGYLDLGEKLGRILAQLLPGAHDLEVTFRGEFPADPAPVVTAVLVGYLSGSTDERPNMINARALAKERGLNLAVREEGDSPDYQTEVIVRVVSGAQGEKQRTRTVGGTVFGRSPRLTRLRNFRVELAPEGFILIASNQDRPGAVAKLSNLLGTWGINIAGMALGRAEKGGQALFTLTLDDGLTPEQLQAIRDLDVIESAFLVRV; encoded by the coding sequence ATGACCGCGTCCCTCCCCGCCCAGACCGAAGCGGCGCCTGCCCAGACGCAGGTCGCCCCCCTGCGCGTCCTGATCTGCGACGAGATGAACCCCGGCAATCTGGAGCACGCCGGGTTCGAGATCGACTACGGGGGCAACCTCCCCCGCGAGGAGACCCTGCGCCGCCTCCCCGGGTACGACGCCCTGATCACCCGCAGCCGGACGAAGGTGGACCGCGAGTTGCTGGAGGCGGCGGGCGAGCGCCTCAAGGTCGTCGGGCGCGGCGGGGTCGGTGTGGACAACATCGACCTGGAAGCTTGCTCGCGGCGGGGCATCCTGGTCCTCAACGCGCCCGAGAGCAACAACGTCTCGGCGGCGGAACTCGCCTTGGCGCACCTGATGGCCGCCGCGCGGGGACTGACCCGCTCCGACCGCAAGACACGCGCGGGCGAGTGGGACCGCAAGTTCCTGGGCGTGGAACTCAAGGACAAGACGCTGGGCATCGTGGGGCTGGGCCGCATCGGGAGCATCGTCGCCGACCGGGCCCAGGGGCTGAGGCTCAACGTGGTCGCCTTCGATCCCTACGTCCCCGAGAACAAGTTCGAGCGGCTGGGCATTACCCGCGCCACCACCCTCGACGACCTGCTGGCCCAGGTGGACTTTCTGACCGTCCACACGCCGCTCACCGAGGAGACGCAGGGGATGATCGGCGCGCGGGAACTCGCTCTCCTGAAGCCCGGCGCCATCGTCGTGAACGCGGCGCGCGGCGGGATTGTGGAGGAGGGGGCGCTGGTGGACGCCCTTTCGGCAGGCCACCTCTTCGGGGCGGGCGTGGACGTGTTCGTGGACGAGCCGCCCGCGCCGGATCACGTCTTCCTGGGTGCGCCGAATCTCGGGATCACCGCGCACCTCGGCGCGAACACCCGCGAGGCGCAGGAACGGGTGGGGGCGGAGATCGTGGGGCGGGTGCTGGCGGCCCTCCAGGGGGACGTGAGCAAGGGCGCGGTGAACGCCCCGGCCCTCGACGCCAAGACGCTGGAGCTGCTCGGCGGCTACCTCGACCTCGGCGAGAAGCTGGGGCGCATCCTCGCGCAACTGCTTCCCGGCGCGCACGACCTGGAGGTCACCTTCCGGGGTGAGTTCCCCGCCGACCCTGCTCCCGTGGTGACCGCCGTCCTCGTCGGGTATCTGAGCGGCAGCACGGACGAGCGCCCGAACATGATCAACGCCCGCGCGCTGGCGAAGGAGCGCGGCCTGAACCTCGCCGTGCGCGAGGAGGGCGACAGCCCCGACTACCAGACCGAGGTGATCGTGCGGGTCGTCAGCGGCGCGCAGGGGGAGAAGCAGCGCACCCGCACGGTGGGGGGCACGGTCTTCGGCCGCAGCCCGCGCCTGACCCGCCTACGCAACTTCCGGGTGGAACTCGCCCCCGAGGGTTTCATCCTGATCGCCTCCAACCAGGACCGCCCGGGCGCCGTCGCCAAGCTCTCCAACTTGCTCGGCACCTGGGGCATCAACATCGCGGGGATGGCCCTGGGGCGCGCGGAGAAGGGGGGGCAGGCCCTCTTTACCCTCACCCTCGACGACGGTCTGACCCCCGAGCAGCTTCAGGCGATCCGCGACCTCGACGTGATCGAGTCCGCGTTCCTCGTGCGGGTGTAG
- a CDS encoding DMT family transporter: MRVPAPLLILVAAVLWGLLGILGKNAQGAGVSPLEVAFWRAALAGGLYALHALVTRAPLPRGRDLLVTAAFGVLGVSVFYGSYQLAVRAGGASLASVLLYTAPAFVALFGWAVLRERLGVREMTAVVGTLAGIALISLGGGQGVSVTGAALGWGLVAGFTYSLYYLYGKAFFGRYSPPALLAVALPVGALCLLPFVSFSAKTSGAWGSLWAIAVFSTYLAYLAYSAGLKHLPATRASVIASLEPVVAAGLAALLFGERLSPTALFGAALVIGAALLLSVEKRPAAQLSPRVE; this comes from the coding sequence GTGAGGGTCCCGGCCCCGCTCCTCATCCTGGTCGCGGCGGTGCTGTGGGGCCTGCTCGGTATCCTGGGCAAGAACGCGCAGGGGGCGGGCGTCTCGCCGCTGGAGGTCGCCTTCTGGCGGGCCGCACTCGCGGGCGGGCTGTACGCGCTCCACGCGCTCGTCACGCGCGCTCCCCTGCCACGCGGGCGGGACCTCCTCGTCACCGCCGCCTTTGGCGTGCTCGGCGTGAGTGTCTTTTACGGCTCCTACCAGCTCGCCGTGCGGGCGGGCGGCGCGAGCCTCGCCAGCGTGCTGCTCTACACCGCCCCGGCCTTCGTGGCGCTGTTCGGCTGGGCGGTGTTGCGCGAGCGGCTGGGCGTGAGGGAGATGACGGCGGTCGTGGGAACGCTCGCGGGCATCGCCCTGATCAGCCTGGGGGGCGGGCAGGGCGTGAGCGTCACGGGCGCGGCGTTGGGGTGGGGGCTCGTCGCCGGGTTCACGTACAGCCTGTATTACCTGTACGGGAAGGCGTTCTTCGGACGGTACTCGCCCCCTGCCCTCCTCGCGGTCGCCCTGCCGGTCGGGGCGCTGTGCCTGCTCCCCTTCGTGAGCTTCAGTGCCAAGACGTCGGGGGCGTGGGGGTCGCTCTGGGCTATTGCCGTCTTCAGCACGTACCTCGCCTACCTCGCCTACAGCGCGGGACTAAAGCACCTCCCCGCCACCCGCGCGAGCGTGATCGCCAGCCTTGAACCCGTCGTCGCCGCCGGGCTGGCCGCCCTCCTCTTCGGGGAGCGCCTCTCCCCCACCGCACTGTTCGGGGCGGCGCTGGTGATCGGCGCGGCCCTGTTGCTGAGCGTGGAGAAACGCCCGGCGGCGCAGTTGTCACCCCGGGTTGAGTAG
- a CDS encoding DUF4127 family protein: MTRRVLFLCAALLAVHAGAQTLVPLDSRPATRVLPALIAEVGGRTVQVPGADLLGNAERGADPAALTTWLNAQPADQPLIVALDAFAYGGLVQSRTSPLTAGEALARLEPVRAWGQRTGQPIYAFITLPREPDATNRERNLAVVRQAVEWARQGVFKELHVTWDDALPGSPSPAEGAALVQDAPEGVLVYPGADEVLAMLAARALAPSEKTVRVEYSDPAKAQQVIRYEGIPLTRSTENHARASSFRVVTEGPADLTLFVYNGGDPRQAAVRVSSLLRRGPVAVADVAQVNLGNTRLWSDLATLRQHANLRSLAAWGTPGNNLGTALAHARVALEGADPVRQDALLAREYANDVIYSAEVRAALRKAIPEAELNTPAGQAKLLELARDYFPLRVGRTYTLDDATLPWGRSFEWDFDLKPR, encoded by the coding sequence ATGACCCGCCGTGTCCTCTTCCTGTGCGCCGCCCTCCTCGCCGTCCACGCGGGCGCTCAGACGCTCGTGCCCCTCGATTCGCGCCCGGCGACGCGGGTGCTGCCCGCCCTGATCGCGGAGGTGGGGGGACGCACGGTGCAGGTGCCGGGTGCGGACCTCCTCGGGAACGCGGAGCGCGGGGCGGACCCGGCGGCCCTGACCACCTGGCTGAACGCCCAGCCCGCCGACCAGCCGCTCATTGTCGCCCTCGACGCATTCGCTTACGGCGGCCTGGTGCAGTCGCGCACGAGCCCGCTCACCGCCGGGGAGGCCCTGGCCCGCCTCGAACCCGTGCGGGCGTGGGGACAGCGGACGGGGCAGCCCATCTACGCCTTCATCACCCTGCCGCGCGAGCCCGACGCCACGAACCGGGAGCGCAACCTGGCGGTCGTGCGGCAGGCCGTCGAGTGGGCGCGGCAGGGCGTGTTCAAGGAACTGCACGTTACCTGGGACGACGCGCTCCCCGGCAGCCCCTCTCCCGCCGAGGGCGCGGCACTGGTACAGGACGCCCCGGAGGGCGTGCTCGTCTACCCCGGCGCGGACGAGGTGCTGGCGATGCTCGCCGCCCGCGCCCTCGCGCCGAGCGAGAAGACCGTGCGTGTGGAGTACAGCGACCCGGCCAAGGCGCAGCAGGTCATCCGTTACGAGGGCATTCCCCTGACCCGGAGCACCGAGAACCACGCGCGGGCGAGCAGCTTCCGGGTGGTGACGGAGGGGCCCGCCGACCTGACCCTCTTCGTGTACAACGGCGGGGACCCGCGTCAGGCCGCCGTGCGGGTGAGCAGCCTCCTGAGGCGCGGCCCGGTCGCGGTGGCGGACGTGGCGCAGGTCAACCTGGGCAACACCCGGCTGTGGTCGGACCTCGCCACCCTGCGCCAGCACGCGAACCTGCGCTCGCTGGCCGCCTGGGGCACGCCGGGCAACAACCTCGGCACGGCCCTCGCGCACGCCCGAGTCGCGCTGGAGGGGGCCGACCCCGTCCGGCAGGACGCCCTGCTCGCCCGCGAGTACGCCAACGACGTGATCTACAGCGCCGAGGTGCGGGCGGCCCTGCGCAAGGCCATCCCCGAGGCGGAGCTGAACACGCCCGCCGGGCAGGCCAAGCTCCTCGAACTCGCCCGGGACTACTTCCCGCTGCGGGTGGGCCGGACGTACACCCTGGACGACGCGACGCTGCCGTGGGGCCGCTCCTTTGAGTGGGATTTCGACCTGAAGCCGCGTTGA
- a CDS encoding Nramp family divalent metal transporter: MTERATQILTRPAQRRGLARVLPFVGPAVVASIAYMDPGNFATNIQGGAQFGYTLLWVILAANLMAMLIQNLSAKLGIASGRNLPEVIRERWPRPLVWAYWVQAEIVAMATDLAEFLGAALAIHLLTGLPLIWGAAITGVITFWLLTLQRRGFRPLEIAVGAFVLIIGVAYLVQFVLARPGAEALRGFVPTFQGVDSVYLAVGIIGATVMPHVIYLHSALTQGRVPTRTDAEKVRLSRLNRVDVIVAMGFAGLINMSMLAVSAATFHGKNVENAGDLSVAYQTLTPLLGPAAAVAFAIALLASGLSSSAVGTMAGQVIMQGFVNFHIPLWLRRTLTMLPAFAVILAGLDPTQTLVLSQVILSFGVPFALVPLLLFTARRDVMGVLVSRPVVTVLGWTFAGIIIGLNAYLLWGAFFG; this comes from the coding sequence ATGACGGAGCGGGCCACGCAAATCCTGACGCGCCCCGCTCAGCGGCGGGGACTGGCGCGCGTCCTGCCCTTCGTGGGTCCGGCGGTCGTCGCCAGCATCGCGTATATGGACCCCGGGAACTTCGCCACGAACATCCAGGGCGGGGCACAGTTCGGGTACACGCTGCTGTGGGTGATCCTGGCGGCGAACCTGATGGCGATGCTGATTCAGAACCTCAGCGCGAAGCTGGGGATCGCGTCGGGCAGGAATCTGCCGGAAGTCATTCGGGAACGCTGGCCCCGGCCCCTGGTGTGGGCCTACTGGGTGCAGGCCGAGATCGTGGCGATGGCGACCGACCTCGCGGAGTTCCTGGGGGCGGCCCTCGCCATCCACCTGCTGACCGGGCTGCCCCTGATCTGGGGGGCGGCGATCACGGGCGTCATCACCTTCTGGCTGCTCACCCTCCAGCGCCGGGGCTTTCGCCCGCTGGAGATCGCGGTGGGGGCCTTCGTGCTGATCATCGGCGTGGCGTACCTCGTGCAGTTCGTCCTGGCGCGGCCCGGCGCCGAGGCCCTGCGCGGCTTCGTGCCCACCTTTCAGGGGGTGGACAGCGTGTATCTGGCGGTCGGCATCATCGGTGCGACGGTCATGCCGCACGTGATCTACCTCCACTCGGCGCTCACGCAGGGCCGGGTGCCCACCCGCACGGACGCGGAGAAGGTGCGGCTCTCGCGCCTCAACCGGGTGGACGTGATCGTGGCGATGGGCTTCGCGGGACTGATCAACATGAGCATGCTCGCGGTGAGCGCGGCGACCTTCCACGGCAAGAACGTGGAGAACGCGGGCGACCTGAGCGTCGCGTACCAGACCCTCACGCCGCTGCTGGGCCCGGCCGCCGCCGTCGCCTTCGCCATCGCCCTCCTCGCCTCGGGCCTGAGCAGCAGCGCGGTGGGCACGATGGCGGGGCAGGTCATCATGCAGGGCTTCGTCAATTTCCACATTCCGCTGTGGCTGCGCCGCACCCTGACCATGCTGCCCGCCTTCGCGGTGATCCTGGCGGGGCTCGACCCCACCCAGACCCTCGTGCTCTCGCAGGTCATCCTCAGCTTCGGCGTGCCCTTCGCCCTCGTGCCCCTCTTGCTCTTCACCGCCCGCCGCGACGTGATGGGGGTGCTCGTGAGCAGACCCGTCGTCACGGTGCTGGGCTGGACCTTCGCGGGCATCATCATCGGGCTCAACGCGTACCTGCTGTGGGGGGCGTTCTTCGGCTGA
- the holA gene encoding DNA polymerase III subunit delta gives MGLIAFSGSRFLAEEALRETLAARGLHVRDLPRLAGEEVTAPALAPLLAPSLFGDGGVVVDLAGAKPDKALLDLLASAPVTVAVLDENPPASRVKLYESRGEHHSSPAPQKTGDVAGWVTGRARGLGLKLDREAALYLAEVFGPDLTGIAGELNKLTLLDPPHSADLVRRVVGREPPGDSFALLGAATTGRPGEAVTQLRRLLAGGEDPFKLLGAVVWQYSLVARCVALTQEEGRVTEAVAAQRLGVKPYPAKKALDVARRLSEDKVRAHLARILDADVAMKRGLDPGATLERLIVQLSV, from the coding sequence GTGGGACTGATCGCCTTCAGCGGCAGCCGCTTCCTGGCGGAGGAGGCCCTGCGCGAGACCCTCGCGGCCCGGGGCCTGCACGTGCGCGACCTGCCCCGCCTCGCGGGCGAGGAGGTCACCGCGCCCGCCCTCGCCCCCCTCCTCGCCCCCAGCCTCTTCGGGGACGGCGGCGTGGTCGTGGACCTCGCGGGCGCCAAGCCCGACAAGGCCCTGCTCGACCTCCTCGCCTCCGCGCCCGTCACCGTGGCCGTCCTCGACGAGAACCCGCCCGCCTCGCGGGTCAAGCTCTACGAGTCGCGCGGCGAGCACCATTCCTCCCCCGCCCCGCAGAAGACCGGCGACGTGGCCGGGTGGGTGACCGGGCGGGCGAGGGGACTCGGACTCAAGCTCGACCGGGAGGCCGCCCTCTACCTCGCCGAGGTCTTCGGCCCCGATCTCACCGGCATCGCGGGCGAGCTCAACAAGCTCACGCTGCTCGACCCGCCCCACAGCGCCGACCTCGTGCGGCGGGTGGTGGGCCGCGAGCCGCCCGGCGACTCCTTCGCGCTGCTGGGGGCCGCGACCACCGGGCGCCCCGGCGAGGCCGTCACCCAACTGCGCCGTCTCCTGGCGGGGGGGGAGGACCCCTTCAAGCTCCTCGGTGCGGTCGTGTGGCAGTACAGCCTCGTCGCGCGCTGCGTGGCGCTGACCCAGGAGGAGGGCCGGGTGACCGAGGCGGTCGCCGCCCAGCGCCTCGGGGTCAAACCCTACCCGGCGAAGAAGGCGCTCGACGTGGCCCGCCGCCTGAGCGAGGACAAGGTGCGAGCCCACCTCGCCCGCATCCTCGACGCCGACGTGGCGATGAAACGGGGCCTGGACCCCGGGGCGACCCTGGAGCGGCTGATCGTGCAACTGAGTGTCTGA
- a CDS encoding gluconeogenesis factor YvcK family protein, with the protein MNDSVSTRVGSARRATRRARMWLEPGLGVKRWLLLFVVCTFIGAVGFLHFTWTGPLHFVATRWILWLNALTKPEVLPLYVGGMTVMGLALVGALLSIMMLSRSMLRSTGTAPETALDVIYSHRTRARGPRIVAVGGGTGLSNLLMGLKVHTGNITAVVTVADDGGSSGRLRQALDMIAPGDLTDCYAALSDSPVLARLLLHRFGRGEGLEGHTFGNLLLATLSEEQGGLQGAMRDIHEVLRVRGQVFPATTRPATLVARLSDGREVRGESRLSGQVGPARILDVRLEPPGLPALPDVLGAVRGAELIVLGPGSLFTSIIPALLVPDIARAIRESGAPIVYVASLMSEPGETTGLTLEDHVLAITAHLGRAPDWVLMNSAPIPPDVQGRYAAEGAQVLDLAGASRDLRGRVRSAPLLQTGPTARHDPAALAQALLALISRARAA; encoded by the coding sequence ATGAACGATTCGGTGAGCACACGGGTCGGGAGCGCACGCCGGGCCACCCGCCGGGCCCGGATGTGGCTGGAGCCGGGGCTGGGGGTCAAACGCTGGCTCCTGCTCTTCGTCGTCTGCACCTTCATCGGGGCGGTGGGCTTCCTGCACTTCACCTGGACCGGGCCGCTGCATTTCGTGGCGACCCGCTGGATCCTGTGGCTCAATGCCCTGACCAAGCCCGAGGTGCTGCCCCTCTACGTGGGCGGCATGACCGTGATGGGGCTCGCGCTCGTGGGCGCGCTGCTCAGCATCATGATGCTCAGCCGCTCGATGCTGCGCTCGACGGGCACCGCCCCGGAAACGGCCCTCGACGTGATCTACTCCCACCGCACCCGCGCACGCGGCCCCCGTATCGTGGCGGTGGGGGGCGGGACGGGTCTCTCGAACCTCCTGATGGGCCTCAAGGTCCACACGGGCAACATCACGGCGGTCGTGACGGTGGCGGACGACGGCGGGTCGAGCGGGCGGCTGCGGCAGGCCCTCGACATGATCGCGCCCGGCGACCTCACCGACTGCTACGCAGCACTCAGCGACAGCCCGGTCCTCGCCCGGCTGCTGCTCCACCGCTTCGGGCGCGGGGAGGGGTTGGAGGGGCACACCTTCGGCAACCTCCTCCTCGCCACCCTCAGCGAGGAACAGGGCGGGCTTCAGGGCGCGATGCGCGACATCCACGAGGTCCTGCGGGTGCGCGGGCAGGTCTTTCCCGCCACGACCCGGCCCGCCACCCTCGTCGCGCGGCTCTCCGACGGGCGCGAGGTGCGCGGCGAGAGCAGGCTCAGCGGTCAGGTGGGCCCGGCCCGCATCCTCGACGTGCGGCTGGAACCCCCCGGCCTGCCCGCGCTTCCCGACGTGCTGGGCGCCGTGCGGGGGGCCGAGTTGATCGTCCTGGGGCCGGGGAGCCTCTTTACCTCGATCATCCCCGCCCTGCTCGTGCCCGACATCGCCCGCGCCATCCGCGAGTCGGGCGCCCCCATCGTCTACGTCGCCAGCCTGATGAGCGAGCCCGGCGAGACGACGGGCCTCACCCTCGAAGACCACGTCCTCGCCATCACCGCCCACCTCGGCCGCGCCCCCGACTGGGTCCTCATGAACAGCGCCCCCATTCCCCCCGACGTGCAGGGGCGCTACGCCGCCGAGGGCGCCCAGGTGCTCGACCTCGCGGGCGCCAGCCGTGACCTCCGGGGCCGCGTGCGCAGCGCCCCCCTCCTCCAGACCGGCCCCACCGCCCGCCATGATCCCGCCGCCCTCGCCCAGGCCCTCCTGGCGCTAATCTCGCGGGCACGGGCGGCCTGA
- a CDS encoding glucodextranase DOMON-like domain-containing protein, with the protein MLTLLTAALVFFSDPAGDARGDGGYVLPTRPAVSESALDLRGFRAQPQGQGMRFTVELGRIENPWGAPSGFSAGVTDIFVRTGVGGVRTLDDLRLNVTGTGGWEYHLRVSGFEASLRKAPEGGGPPTPLPAPTVRVEGTNLVIDAAVPAGEYGYWVTNSVYSPLTPDGVLRPVTAPGPTSLQAGRPDAPVPVDVLLPSGDRGPFTEGTLAPVGATRDRRTLLLLGLGGLGLLTVVAATVAVWRQRT; encoded by the coding sequence GTGCTGACGCTCCTCACCGCCGCGCTCGTGTTCTTTTCCGATCCGGCCGGGGACGCACGCGGCGACGGGGGCTACGTGCTCCCCACCCGCCCGGCGGTGAGCGAGAGCGCGCTCGACCTGCGGGGCTTCCGGGCCCAGCCGCAGGGCCAGGGGATGCGCTTCACGGTGGAGCTGGGGCGCATCGAGAATCCCTGGGGGGCACCGAGCGGCTTCTCGGCGGGCGTGACCGACATCTTCGTGCGGACGGGCGTGGGGGGCGTGCGGACTCTGGACGACCTGCGCCTGAACGTGACCGGGACGGGGGGCTGGGAGTATCACCTGCGCGTGTCGGGCTTTGAGGCCAGTCTGCGGAAGGCGCCCGAGGGCGGCGGGCCCCCGACCCCGCTCCCCGCGCCGACCGTGCGGGTGGAGGGGACGAACCTCGTGATCGACGCCGCCGTTCCCGCCGGCGAGTACGGCTACTGGGTCACGAACAGCGTGTACTCGCCGCTCACGCCCGACGGGGTGCTGCGGCCTGTCACCGCGCCCGGCCCCACCTCGCTGCAAGCAGGACGTCCGGACGCGCCTGTGCCCGTGGACGTGCTCCTGCCGTCCGGGGACCGGGGCCCCTTCACCGAGGGCACGCTCGCACCCGTCGGGGCGACGCGCGACCGGCGCACCCTGCTGCTCCTGGGCCTGGGCGGGCTGGGCCTCCTGACCGTGGTGGCTGCCACCGTGGCCGTCTGGCGGCAGCGCACGTGA